CTTTAGCAATTCTGTTTCTTGTTGAGGTACTTTGCCTTTATGCCTCTCAACAATAATCTTGGCAGTTGTGGACAGTCTCTCGGCTCTGAAGAACAGCCCCAATGGTTGCAATAGTTTAGCTACATCTTCAACTGGCGCGATCGCACTTTCATTTAGAGTAGGATAGCGAGTTAAGAAAACCTCATAGATAGGTGCTACAGTATCGGCATCGGTTCTCTGTAAGAGAAATTCAGCAATCAAAATGTCATAGGGACTGTCAGTTTTACGCCAGGGGTGATCTCTTAGATTACACTTTGCCCAGGTTAAAAGATGACCAGCAAACCATTCAATTTCTTCTTTTGATTCGATGGTCATGTTTGGTTATCGGTATGTTTGGAGTCAAAGATTACTCCGCCACGTCCCGCATAACTTCTTCTTCACCTTCTGGATTTACCGCGATCGCTTCTTTGTTTGAGGCAAACAGATCTTCCATGCTGCCCATTCGGACAAGCTCAAAGTCCTTCTTTTAATCTCTTCGCCAGCAGCAGCTAGCTCTTTCGGAGTAATCTGAAAACAATTTCATTCTGATTTCATATTCGTAGGTTACTTTTGGATCAATAGCTACATTTCTTGTGTGCTTTTATCGAGACTGCGATTATATGAAGACACAGCAAAAACTGATCATCTTTCTAGCTTTACTCTTGCCGATATCCCAACCTTCAATAGTTTTGGCACATGGTGGTCATGGCGATGAGTTCAGCCATGAGAATAATACTACGGCTCAACCAATAGGAATTGAGGTAGACGAAGCAACTCAGAAGCGATTGGGGATTACTACTCAACCTCTGGGCAAACAGTTATTAAATTTTGGCGTTAAAACTACAGGACAAATAGAAACCCAGCCTAACAAGCAAATAGCAATTACAGCCCCGACTGCGGGAACAGTAACAGAATTATTAGTTCAGCCAGGAGATACGGTTAGCAAAGGTCAAGTCGTAGCAGTTATTGCCAGTCCCGAATTGCTGGAGTTGCGGGCTGGATCTTTGGATCGCTCTACAGAAGCTGAAGCCCGACTGAGAGAAGCCCAAGCCAATTTAAAAGAAGCTGAAGCTAATTATGCCAACGAACAAAAAATTGCCCAGTCAGAAATTGCAGCAGCTAAAACAGATGTAAGTATAGCTCAAGATAACTATGATAGAGACAAGCAATTAGTTAAAGAAGGCGCATTACCACGTAGGGAAATGCTAAATTCGCAAAATCAGCTATTAGAAGCTAAAACAGTTTCAGCCAGAGCGATCGCCTCTCGTCAAGTCTTAGAAGCTAAAACAGCAGTAGAACGAGCCAGAGTAGAGGTAGATGCAGCCAAATCTCGTGTGGGACTAGCAGCAAATAACTATCAATCGCGACTGCAACAGTTAAATACCACTGCCAACGATCGCGGTTTAGTGACGGTAATCGCTCCTATTTCGGGTTCTGTAGCTAGTTTAGATCTTACCCTGGGGGAATCTATTGAAGATAGAGGCACTAAATTAATGACGGTTGTTGATAGCCAAGAAGTTTTAGCAACTGCCAATATTGCCGAACGAGATTTAGCCCGCGTCAAGATTGGTCAACAAGTCAGAGTTAAGGTTGCAGGTATACCTAATAAAACTTT
This DNA window, taken from Pleurocapsa sp. FMAR1, encodes the following:
- a CDS encoding efflux RND transporter periplasmic adaptor subunit, which codes for MKTQQKLIIFLALLLPISQPSIVLAHGGHGDEFSHENNTTAQPIGIEVDEATQKRLGITTQPLGKQLLNFGVKTTGQIETQPNKQIAITAPTAGTVTELLVQPGDTVSKGQVVAVIASPELLELRAGSLDRSTEAEARLREAQANLKEAEANYANEQKIAQSEIAAAKTDVSIAQDNYDRDKQLVKEGALPRREMLNSQNQLLEAKTVSARAIASRQVLEAKTAVERARVEVDAAKSRVGLAANNYQSRLQQLNTTANDRGLVTVIAPISGSVASLDLTLGESIEDRGTKLMTVVDSQEVLATANIAERDLARVKIGQQVRVKVAGIPNKTFVSRIAQIDPTVGDTRVVAVRAKLNNASQELKPGMFAELEVLTDKTAEAVLAVPTNAVIDANDKQLVYIENGNNSYQPVDVTLGQTYGDLVAIQGSLFAGDKIVTEGATMLYAQSLRSTPKPEAATNTEPTEKTSQPNSLYLLFMLIASGAIATVAFFLGRNTSKKPQATNELIYQPTNNKKDPLAKSEKPISAIDSKNLD
- a CDS encoding HhH-GPD family protein; this encodes MTIESKEEIEWFAGHLLTWAKCNLRDHPWRKTDSPYDILIAEFLLQRTDADTVAPIYEVFLTRYPTLNESAIAPVEDVAKLLQPLGLFFRAERLSTTAKIIVERHKGKVPQQETELLKLPGIDKYTARAILSQAFNRPAAVMDTNVARVLERFFGIKGGRVKSCCKILSGAAETIAPDKEVRHWNLTLLDFGAKICTVRNPKYFKCPLASRCY